From the genome of Deinococcus sp. AJ005, one region includes:
- a CDS encoding helix-turn-helix domain-containing protein — MSSLSPHPTAHDPVRNMPEAIRRLGLAAMLDVLDYLPDTVAFVKDAQGRYLYANRTLLERLGRSSVAGLQACEVFPASLGAAYTQQDAAVLASQSSTGLGLTEHLELHLYPGGKAGWCLTTKRRLGEGDAPAGLLGLSRDLHLPRHDSGPGSGLAAATARIETEYAAPLTVPELARSAGLSVTTFERQIRRVYGLTPTQLLTRTRIEAATRLLAQTSLSVAQIAVDCGYFDHSAFARAFKGAVGLTPSGYRAFARGEAVKR, encoded by the coding sequence GTGTCTTCCCTTTCCCCGCATCCCACAGCCCATGACCCGGTTCGGAACATGCCAGAGGCCATTCGGCGGCTAGGTCTGGCCGCCATGCTGGACGTGCTGGACTACCTACCGGACACCGTGGCCTTCGTGAAAGATGCACAGGGGCGCTACCTGTACGCCAACCGCACATTGTTGGAACGGTTGGGACGTTCAAGTGTGGCGGGCTTGCAGGCTTGCGAGGTCTTTCCGGCATCGCTGGGGGCCGCCTACACCCAACAGGATGCGGCGGTACTGGCAAGCCAGTCTTCCACAGGACTGGGCCTGACCGAGCATCTGGAACTGCACCTGTATCCGGGCGGCAAGGCGGGCTGGTGCCTGACCACCAAACGGCGGCTGGGCGAGGGAGACGCACCCGCCGGGTTACTGGGCCTGTCGCGCGATCTGCATCTGCCGCGCCACGATTCTGGGCCGGGGTCCGGGCTGGCCGCCGCCACCGCCCGGATAGAAACTGAGTACGCCGCACCGCTGACCGTGCCGGAGCTGGCCCGCAGCGCTGGCCTGAGTGTGACCACTTTTGAGCGGCAGATCCGGCGCGTGTACGGCTTGACCCCCACACAACTGCTGACCCGCACGCGCATTGAGGCCGCCACCCGCCTGCTGGCCCAGACCAGTCTTTCGGTGGCGCAGATCGCCGTGGACTGCGGCTATTTTGACCACAGCGCCTTTGCCCGCGCCTTCAAGGGGGCGGTGGGATTGACGCCCAGCGGGTACCGGGCCTTTGCCAGGGGCGAGGCGGTGAAGCGGTGA
- a CDS encoding FAD-dependent oxidoreductase yields MKSDPWDAVVVGAGPAGLMAALTAAQGGLRVLLLDSQPTAGGQIWRGAAAGQRGVAGDLLRDAASHPGITVLSGAEVIAAAAGKPHVLTVTSPSGLTHVHAARVILATGATERFLPFDGWTLPGVVGAGGLQAMSKGGLDVRGKRVVVAGSGPLLLAVAAGLRQKGARVLAVVEQAGLPQVAAFGVAAARLPGKAAEALGLAAGLRGVPYWADCAVVHASGQNQLQTVTLRRGRCEVTLTCDYLAVGFGLIPETRVAALLGCSLDAQGAVEVNVWQATGVSGVYAAGEVCGIGGVDGALLEGFVAGCTASGQIERLHDAPRRAEIQRRFQSTLERSFALRPERLPTPSSQTIICRCEDVRHGELQPFTNWTAAKLQTRCGMGACQGRVCGPATETLYGWKFSGVRAPLAPLPLSQLLSEPNTLSPP; encoded by the coding sequence GTGAAGTCTGATCCCTGGGACGCTGTGGTGGTGGGCGCTGGCCCCGCTGGATTGATGGCCGCGCTGACGGCTGCCCAGGGCGGCTTGCGGGTGCTGCTGCTGGACTCCCAACCCACGGCAGGCGGCCAGATCTGGCGCGGCGCGGCGGCGGGTCAGCGGGGGGTGGCGGGCGACTTGCTGCGAGATGCGGCCTCCCACCCTGGAATCACCGTCCTGAGTGGCGCAGAAGTGATTGCTGCGGCGGCTGGAAAGCCTCACGTTCTGACCGTCACCTCTCCATCAGGTCTGACCCACGTTCACGCTGCCCGCGTCATCCTTGCCACCGGGGCCACTGAACGCTTTCTCCCCTTTGACGGCTGGACGCTGCCCGGAGTTGTCGGCGCGGGCGGATTGCAGGCCATGAGCAAGGGCGGTCTGGACGTGCGTGGCAAACGCGTAGTGGTGGCCGGATCGGGTCCGTTGCTGCTGGCGGTGGCGGCGGGCCTGCGGCAGAAAGGGGCGCGGGTACTGGCGGTGGTGGAGCAGGCGGGTTTGCCACAGGTGGCCGCGTTCGGCGTGGCGGCGGCGCGTCTTCCTGGCAAGGCGGCTGAAGCGCTGGGACTCGCCGCCGGACTGCGCGGCGTGCCGTACTGGGCTGACTGCGCCGTGGTGCATGCCAGCGGGCAAAATCAGCTCCAGACCGTGACCCTGCGGCGTGGACGGTGCGAGGTCACGCTGACTTGCGACTATCTGGCGGTGGGCTTCGGTCTGATCCCGGAGACCCGCGTGGCGGCGCTGCTGGGCTGCTCTCTTGATGCTCAGGGTGCGGTTGAGGTCAACGTCTGGCAGGCGACGGGCGTTTCAGGCGTCTACGCTGCCGGGGAAGTCTGCGGCATCGGTGGCGTGGACGGGGCCTTGCTGGAAGGCTTCGTGGCCGGATGCACCGCCAGCGGTCAGATTGAGCGCCTGCACGATGCCCCGCGCCGGGCTGAAATTCAGCGGCGGTTTCAATCTACGCTGGAACGCTCGTTCGCGCTACGCCCAGAACGCCTGCCGACACCCTCCTCCCAGACCATCATCTGCCGCTGCGAGGATGTACGGCACGGCGAGTTGCAGCCCTTCACGAACTGGACTGCTGCCAAACTCCAGACCCGCTGCGGCATGGGTGCCTGCCAGGGCCGGGTCTGTGGTCCCGCCACTGAAACCCTGTATGGCTGGAAATTCAGCGGTGTGCGCGCCCCGCTCGCGCCACTCCCACTGTCTCAACTTCTCAGCGAGCCCAATACTCTCAGTCCGCCGTGA
- a CDS encoding proline racemase family protein translates to MSPAAPSSPRVTHRLSFVDSHSAGEPTRVVLGGFPELPGETLAQQREALRDDFDRWRTLVNLEPRGNDVLVSALLLPPKAPDCVAGVIYFNNAGPLGMCGHGTMGLVSTLAYLGRIGPGDHRIDTPVGVVTATLHDDGRVSVANVPASRHLKDVCVTVPGLGEVRGDVAWGGNWFFLVDVGERVLSLENVAELSDETLRIRQALEEAGITGENGAEIDHIELFSHANGVNCNFVMCPGGAYDRSPCGTGTSAKLACLAADGKLEPGQVWRQESVIGSVFEGVYSLKGGQVHPVITGQAFITMQGELIVQDGDPFAWGIRPESETA, encoded by the coding sequence ATGTCACCCGCCGCCCCGTCCAGCCCCAGGGTCACGCACCGCCTCTCCTTTGTGGATTCCCACTCAGCAGGCGAGCCGACGCGCGTGGTGCTGGGCGGCTTTCCCGAATTGCCGGGAGAAACGCTGGCGCAGCAGCGGGAAGCATTGAGGGACGATTTTGACCGCTGGCGCACCCTGGTCAACTTGGAGCCGCGCGGCAACGACGTGCTGGTCAGTGCGCTGCTGCTGCCGCCGAAAGCGCCGGATTGCGTGGCAGGCGTCATCTATTTCAACAACGCCGGGCCGCTGGGCATGTGCGGCCACGGTACGATGGGTCTGGTGTCCACCCTGGCCTACCTGGGGCGCATCGGCCCCGGCGATCACCGCATTGATACCCCTGTGGGCGTGGTCACGGCGACGCTGCACGACGATGGCCGCGTCAGCGTGGCGAACGTGCCCGCTTCCCGTCACCTCAAAGATGTCTGCGTGACGGTGCCTGGGCTGGGAGAGGTGCGCGGCGACGTGGCCTGGGGCGGCAACTGGTTCTTCCTGGTGGACGTGGGCGAGCGGGTTCTCAGTCTTGAAAATGTTGCGGAGCTGAGCGACGAAACGCTACGGATTCGTCAGGCGTTGGAAGAAGCTGGGATCACAGGCGAAAACGGCGCGGAAATTGACCACATAGAACTGTTCAGTCATGCGAACGGCGTCAACTGCAATTTTGTGATGTGTCCCGGCGGCGCGTATGACCGCAGCCCGTGTGGCACGGGAACCAGCGCCAAACTGGCCTGTCTGGCAGCGGACGGCAAGCTGGAGCCGGGACAGGTCTGGCGGCAGGAAAGCGTGATCGGCAGCGTGTTTGAAGGCGTGTACTCGCTGAAAGGTGGTCAGGTGCATCCCGTGATTACCGGGCAGGCGTTCATCACCATGCAGGGCGAACTGATCGTGCAGGACGGTGATCCCTTTGCCTGGGGCATCCGGCCAGAGTCAGAAACGGCATGA
- a CDS encoding FAD-binding oxidoreductase, giving the protein MKAIVIGGGLVGAACADALARQGMRVTVLEPGPVGGGATAAGMGHLVVMDDSPAQLALTARSLELWEALAPALPRQADYHGCGTLWVASDEEELAAVEPKRRAYLAAGREATLLDAAELARAEPNLRPGLAGALRVPGDSVVYAPVVAQFLLERAGATVQREAVAELIDGGVRLESGEMLRADVVVVANGIGAVSLLPDLPLRQRKGHLLITERGPVHIHHQLVELGYLKSAHGNDEDSVAFNVQPRPTGQLLIGSSRQFEQPDREIDWPLLRRMLRRAAEFLPALENISALRIWTGQRCASPDHLPLVGPHPHLDGVFLATGHEGLGITTALGTAELLAAQLFGTPSELLKHDFTPARFERMPEPAHA; this is encoded by the coding sequence ATGAAGGCCATCGTGATTGGCGGTGGACTGGTGGGCGCGGCCTGTGCGGACGCTCTAGCCCGTCAAGGCATGCGTGTAACGGTGCTGGAGCCGGGGCCAGTGGGGGGCGGCGCGACGGCGGCGGGCATGGGCCATCTGGTGGTTATGGACGATAGCCCCGCGCAACTGGCCCTGACCGCCCGCAGCCTGGAACTGTGGGAGGCGCTGGCCCCGGCGTTACCCAGGCAGGCTGATTACCACGGCTGCGGCACGCTGTGGGTGGCAAGTGACGAGGAAGAACTGGCGGCGGTGGAACCCAAACGTCGGGCGTATCTGGCCGCGGGCCGCGAGGCCACCCTGCTGGACGCCGCCGAACTGGCCCGCGCCGAACCGAATCTGCGCCCCGGACTGGCCGGAGCCTTGCGCGTTCCCGGCGACAGCGTCGTGTACGCCCCGGTGGTAGCCCAGTTTCTGCTGGAGCGTGCGGGGGCCACCGTGCAGCGTGAGGCGGTGGCGGAACTGATAGACGGCGGCGTGCGGCTGGAAAGTGGCGAAATGCTGCGGGCCGATGTCGTGGTGGTGGCGAATGGCATTGGAGCGGTGTCGCTCTTGCCCGATTTGCCGCTACGTCAGCGCAAGGGCCACCTCCTGATCACCGAACGCGGCCCCGTGCATATCCACCATCAACTCGTGGAACTGGGCTACCTGAAAAGCGCCCACGGAAACGACGAGGACAGCGTGGCTTTCAATGTCCAGCCGCGTCCCACCGGGCAACTGTTGATCGGCTCCAGCCGACAGTTTGAGCAGCCGGACCGCGAAATAGACTGGCCGTTGCTGAGGCGAATGCTGCGCCGCGCCGCCGAGTTTCTGCCCGCTCTGGAAAACATCTCCGCCCTGAGAATCTGGACCGGGCAGCGTTGTGCCTCCCCGGACCACCTGCCGCTGGTTGGGCCGCACCCTCATCTGGACGGCGTTTTCCTTGCCACCGGGCATGAGGGACTGGGCATCACCACGGCGCTGGGAACGGCGGAACTGCTGGCGGCGCAACTATTCGGAACGCCGTCCGAATTGCTGAAACACGACTTCACCCCCGCCCGCTTTGAGCGCATGCCGGAACCCGCCCATGCCTGA
- a CDS encoding (2Fe-2S)-binding protein, translated as MPERTLAVLTLDGVRVMVPAGTTVLAALQNAGLSPLRRSLSGEARGALCGMGSCYECRAVVDGQTVRTCLTPVQDGQNVRRLMEVNREV; from the coding sequence ATGCCTGAGCGGACGCTGGCGGTGTTGACGCTGGACGGTGTGCGGGTCATGGTTCCGGCTGGAACCACCGTGCTGGCCGCCCTGCAAAACGCAGGACTGTCGCCGCTGCGTCGCAGCCTGAGCGGCGAGGCACGCGGGGCGCTGTGCGGCATGGGCAGTTGTTATGAATGTCGCGCCGTGGTGGACGGGCAGACAGTGCGAACCTGCCTGACCCCCGTGCAGGATGGTCAGAACGTGCGGCGTTTGATGGAGGTGAACCGTGAAGTCTGA